A stretch of the Uranotaenia lowii strain MFRU-FL chromosome 3, ASM2978415v1, whole genome shotgun sequence genome encodes the following:
- the LOC129757611 gene encoding uncharacterized protein LOC129757611, whose translation MLIHLIYCITLLKIIHTQELEITNLYENPILLIKTDKCKIQTGVIKIVHPINLTDIEITIQLLSNIAYKKIQDSDPLTVIIKQKVKQLYNNFYQIKPSKRVKRWDIIGTTWKWISGSPDAEDLRIINGSLNHLVSENNQQVKINNQINDRILQLTNSINTIAVNSQVNKILLNEIDIITTIVNIDTLNKLLTDIQDAILLSKTLTANSRILSMAELHLIYTLLEEQGVYSDLPEEAMNYVTPKIATTQDTLLYILQVPQLSPKESSIFRLFPLNNFNTVIKNCPNYIIKHGKELFLTTEPLQYVQQSSFIQPFSDECILPMIMGTKTHCETISDNKTKTTFVSENSVLITNAKNDLLSTNCGPDNRTVSGNLLVSFINCTISFNQQNFTSKELRMKAEILQGSFHNLIVERKLANVPDMKIINNNTIQNRQKLDHIYLKQYKNDVWNWSLFGGLSLSTISAIIIFTFMLTFYKDLSNRLSKRTRHRRSKIAAKNSSVEDATFSPPGGVTVEPDKV comes from the coding sequence ATGTTAATTCACCTTATATATTGCATTACATTGCTAAAAATTATACACACGCAAGAATTAGAAATTACAAATCTGTATGAAAATCCTATCCTTTTAATAAAAACCgacaaatgtaaaattcaaacaGGGGTAATAAAAATTGTGCACCCCATTAATCTAACAGATATTGAAATAACAATTCAACTACTATCGAACAttgcatataaaaaaatacaagactCTGATCCATTAACGGtaataattaaacaaaaagttaaacaaCTATACAAtaacttttatcaaattaagCCGTCGAAAAGAGTGAAGCGATGGGACATCATCGGAACAACCTGGAAATGGATTTCGGGCAGCCCGGACGCGGAGGACCTCAGGATCATCAACGGATCGCTGAACCACCTTGTCAGCGAAAACAATCAACAAGTCAAAATCAACAATCAGATCAACGATCGCATTCTCCAATTAACGAACTCGATCAACACAATTGCAGTCAACTCCCAGGTCAACAAAATACTCCTTAATGAAATCGACATCATAACCACCATCGTGAACATAGACACTTTGAACAAACTACTAACTGATATCCAGGATGCAATACTTCTATCGAAAACTCTCACGGCGAATAGCAGAATTCTGTCAATGGCAGAATTACATCTCATCTATACACTACTTGAAGAACAAGGAGTCTACTCTGATCTACCAGAAGAAGCGATGAACTACGTCACTCCAAAGATAGCAACCACTCAAGACACCCTTCTGTACATCCTACAGGTACCACAACTATCACCAAAAGAGTCATCGATTTTTCGGTTGTTCCCGCTAAACAATTTCAATACGGTAATCAAAAATTGTCCCAACTACATCATCAAACACGGGAAAGAGTTATTTCTTACAACAGAACCATTGCAGTACGTAcagcaatcatcattcatccaGCCCTTCTCCGATGAATGCATTTTACCTATGATCATGGGCACCAAAACCCATTGCGAAACCATCAGTGATAACAAAACAAAGACAACATTTGTCTCAGAAAACTCCGTTCTCATTACCAACGCCAAAAATGACCTATTGTCAACAAATTGTGGTCCCGACAACAGAACTGTGAGCGGAAATTTATTGGTTTCATTCATCAACTGTACGATCAGCTTCAACCAACAAAACTTTACATCCAAAGAATTGAGGATGAAAGCAGAAATTTTGCAAGGATCTTTTCATAACCTAATCGTGGAGAGAAAACTTGCAAATGTTCCCGATATGAAGATAATCAACAACAACACAATCCAGAATCGACAGAAACTGGATCACATCTACCTCAAACagtacaaaaatgatgtttggaACTGGAGCTTATTCGGAGGCCTTTCGCTATCGACCATTTCAGCTATCATCATTTTCACGTTCATGTTAACTTTCTACAAAGACTTATCCAACAGACTCTCTAAAAGGACACGCCATAGAAGAAGTAAAATTGCAGCAAAGAATTCAAGTGTCGAGGACGCCACTTTTTCACCCCCCGGAGGAGTTACGGTAGAACCCGACAAAGTATAG